The Mercurialis annua linkage group LG2, ddMerAnnu1.2, whole genome shotgun sequence genome contains a region encoding:
- the LOC126670139 gene encoding calpain-type cysteine protease DEK1, producing MEGDEHGIVLACLISGTLFTVLGLASFWILWAVNWRPWRLYSWIFARKWPYIFQGPQLGIVCHFLSLVAWMIVLSPILVLILWGSWLIVLLERDIIGLAVIMAGTALLLAFYSIMLWWRMQWQSSRAVAILLLLAVALLCAYELCAVYVTAGKDASERYSPSGFFFGVSAIALAINMLFICRMVFNGNGLDVDEYVRKAYKFAYSDCIEMGPMPCLPEPPDPNELYPPQSSRASHLGLLYLGSLLVLLVYSILYGLTAKEVRWLGAVTSAAVIILDWNMGACLYGFQLLQSRVLALFVAGASRVFLICFGVHYWYLGHCISYAVVSSVLLGAAVSRHLSVTNPLAARRDALQSTVIRLREGFRRKEQNTSSSSSDGCGCSVKRSSSVEGGNLGNIVESGSQSTAQCMLDASNWQNADLCRTVSCHEGVTSDKSIDSGRPSLALHSSSCRSVAQEPEAGTSGDKFFDHNSSLMVCSSSGLDSQGCDSSTSVSANQQLLDLNIALALQDRLNDPRITSLLKKRAREGDRELTSLLQNKGLDPNFAMMLKEKNLDPTILALLQRSSLDADRDHRDNTDITVVDSNSVDNALPNQISLSEELRVHGLEKWLQLSRFILHHIAGTPERAWVLFSFIFILETIAVAIFRPRTIKIITTHQQFEFGFAVLLLSPVVCSIMAFLRSLQAEDMAMTSKPRKYGFIAWLLSTSLGLLLSFLSKSSVLLGLSLTVPLMVACLAVAFPIWIHNGYQFWVSKVESTANAGNQRPSGKKEGIVLLICVIIFIGSVLALGAIVSVKPLEELQYKGWASDPRSFSSPYASSVYLGWAMASAIALLVTGVLPIISWFATYRFSLSSAVCVGIFTVVLVACCGASYLEVVKSRDDQVPTKGDFLAALLPLICIPALLSLCSGLLKWKDDGWKFSRGVYVFVIIGLLLLLGAISSVIIVIKPWTVGVAFLLVLLLIVLAIGVIHQWASNNFYLTRMQMLFVCFLAFLLGLAAFLVGWFQGKPFLGASVGYFTFLFLLAGRALTVLLSPPIVVYSPRVLPVYIYDAHADCGKNVSVAFLVLYGIALATEGWGVVASLKIYPPFAGASVSAITLVVAFGFAVSRPCLTLEMMEDAVHFLSKDTIVQAISRSATKTRNELSGTYSAPQRSASSTALLIGDPTATRDKAGNPVLPRDDVMKLRDRLRNEELVVGSFFYRMRCRTFCHESASDFDNRREMCAHARILALEEAIDTEWVYMWDRFGGYLLLLLGLTAKAERVQDEVRLRLFLDSIGFSDLSAKKIKKWMPEDRRQFEIIQESYLREKEMEEEILMQRREEEGRGKERRKALLEKEERKWKEIEASLISSIPNAGSREAAAMAAAVRAVGGDSVLSDSFARERVSSIARRIRAAQLARRALQTGIAGAVCILDDEPTTSGRNCGEIDPNICQTRKVSFSISVMIQPESGPVCLLGTEFQKKVCWEILVAGAEQGMEAGQVGLRLITKGDRQTTVAKEWSISATSIADGRWHIVTMTIDADLGEATCYLDGGFDNFQTGLPLSVGNSIWEQGTEVWVGFRPPTDIDAFGRSDSEGAESKMHIMDVFLWGRSITEDEIGSLYTSIGSTDLGMVDFPEDNWQWADSPARVDDWDSDPADVDLYDRDDVDWDGQYSSGRKRRSDREVVVDLDSFTRRFRKPRVETQEEINQRMLSVELAVKEALSARGETRFTDQEFPPNDQSLYVDPEKPPSKLQVVSEWMRPGEIVKENRPDSFPCLFSRPANPSDVCQGRLGDCWFLSAVAVLTEVSRITEVIITPEYNEEGIYTVRFCIQGEWVPVVIDDWIPCESPGKPAFATSRKGNEVWVSILEKAYAKLHGSYEALEGGLVQDALVDLTGGAGEEIDMRSAQAQIDLASGRLWSQLLRFKQEGFLLGAGSPSGSDVHISSSGIVQGHAYSLLQVREVDGHKLVQIRNPWANEVEWNGPWSDSSTEWTDRMKYKLKHVPQSEDGIFWMSWQDFQIHFRSIYVCRVYPPEMRYSLHGQWRGYSAGGCQDYASWNQNPQFRLRATGPDASLPIHLFITLTQGVSFSRTAAGFRNYQSSHDSMMFYIGMRILKTRGRRASYNIYLHESVGGTDYVNSREISCEMVLDPDPKGYTIVPTTIHPGEEAPFVLSVFTKASITLEAL from the exons GGGCGGTTGCTATTCTCCTTCTTCTGGCTGTTGCTCTACTCTGTGCATACGAACTATGTGCAGTCTATGTTACAGCTGGTAAAGACGCATCAGAGCGTTATTCACCCTCTGGCTTCTTTTTTGGTGTCTCGGCAATTGCTTTGGCCATCAACATGCTCTTTATATGCCGAATGGTCTTTAATG GGAATGGCTTAGATGTGGATGAGTATGTACGTAAGGCATACAAATTTGCTTACAGTGACTGTATAGAAATGGGTCCCATGCCTTGTTTACCTGAACCACCTGATCCCAACGAATTGTATCCTCCGCAATCTAGTAG GGCTTCACATCTTGGTCTTCTCTACCTTGGCTCACTCTTGGTTCTTCTCGTCTACTCGATTTTATATGGTCTCACAGCAAAGGAAGTGCGTTGGCTTGGAGCTGTTACATCAGCTGCTGTTATCATTCTTG ATTGGAATATGGGGGCATGTTTGTATGGGTTTCAGCTTCTACAAAGTCGTGTCCTAGCACTTTTTGTGGCTGGTGCATCCAGGGTTTTTCTCATATGTTTTGGCGTGCATTACTG gtACTTGGGGCACTGTATTAGTTATGCAGTAGTTTCATCTGTGCTCTTAGGTGCTGCTGTCTCTCGACATTTATCAGTGACAAATCCATTGGCTGCTAGAAGAGATGCCTTACAGAGTACAGTAATTCGCCTTAGAGAGGGTTTTCGCAGAAAGGAACAAAATACTTCATCCAGCTCCTCTGACGGTTGTGGCTGTAGTGTAAAACGTAGTAGTAGTGTTGAAGGAGGTAACCTTGGTAATATAGTTGAATCTGGTAGCCAGAGTACTGCACAGTGCATGCTTGATGCTAGTAATTGGCAGAATGCTGATCTATGTCGAACTGTGAGTTGTCATGAGGGGGTAACAAGTGATAAAAGCATAGACAGTGGAAGGCCAAGCTTAGCACTACATAGCAGTTCCTGTCGCTCAGTTGCTCAAGAACCTGAAGCTGGGACGTCTGGGGATAAATTTTTTGATCACAACAGCTCCCTGATGGTTTGCTCTAGTAGTGGTCTTGATAGTCAAGGTTGTGATTCCAGCACATCAGTATCTGCAAATCAACAATTGTTAGATTTGAATATTGCTCTTGCATTGCAAGACAGACTTAATGATCCAAGGATTACATCTTTGCTGAAGAAGAGGGCACGGGAAGGTGATAGAGAACTGACTAGTTTATTGCAGAACAAAGGGTTGGATCCGAACTTTGCTATGATGTTAAAGGAAAAGAACCTGGATCCAACTATCCTGGCCTTACTTCAGAGGAGCAGTTTGGATGCAGACAGAGATCATCGTGACAATACTGACATCACAGTTGTTGACTCTAATAGTGTTGACAATGCTCTTCCAAATCAAATTTCTCTCTCAGAAGAGCTAAGGGTTCATGGGCTTGAAAAATGGCTTCAGCTGTCTAGATTTATTTTGCATCACATAGCAGGGACTCCAGAGCGAGCATGGGTTCTCTTCAGCTTTATCTTCATCCTCGAAACAATTGCTGTGGCAATTTTTCGTCCAAGGACAATTAAAATCATAACTACACACCAACAG TTTGAGTTTGGCTTTGCAGTATTGTTATTATCTCCTGTTGTCTGCTCAATTATGGCTTTCCTTCGTTCTCTTCAAGCAGAAGATATGGCAATGACATCAAAACCTCGCAAG tatgGATTCATCGCCTGGCTGCTCAGCACAAGTCTTGGATTGCTGCTTTCCTTCTTGAG CAAATCATCAGTGCTTCTGGGGTTGTCTCTCACTGTCCCTCTCATGGTGGCATGTCTGGCTGTTGCATTTCCTATTTGGATCCATAATGGCTACCAGTTTTGGGTTTCAAAAGTTGAATCTACAGCTAATGCAGGAAACCAACGTCCTTCTGGGAAAAAGGAG GGAATTGTTCTTTTAATTTGTGTAATAATATTTATTGGATCTGTGTTAGCACTGGGTGCTATAGTGTCCGTGAAGCCTTTAGAGGAGTTGCAGTACAAGGGATGGGCTAGCGACCCAAGAAGTTTTAGTTCTCCTTATGCATCATCTGTGTACCTCGGATGGGCAATGGCATCTGCAATTGCTTTACTAGTTACTGGTGTGCTGCCAATTATTTCATGGTTTGCGACATATCGCTTTTCCCTTTCATCTGCCGTCTGTGTTGGGATTTTCACAG TTGTTCTTGTGGCATGTTGCGGTGCATCCTATTTGGAAGTTGTTAAATCTAGGGACGATCAGGTTCCAACAAAGGGCGATTTTTTGGCTGCATTACTTCCTCTTATTTGCATTCCAGCATTGCTATCGCTTTGCTCTggattgctaaaatg GAAAGATGATGGTTGGAAATTCTCACGTGGTGTATATGTGTTCGTTATTATTGGCCTTCTACTCTTGCTTGGTGCTATATCTTCTGTTATAATAGTAATTAAGCCATGGACT GTAGGGGTAGCATTTCTTTTAGTACTTCTCCTGATCGTGCTGGCTATTGGTGTTATCCATCAATGGgcttcaaataatttttatctgACGAGGATGCAGATgctttttgtttgttttcttgCTTTTCTTTTAGGCTTGGCAGCATTTCTTGTTGGATGGTTTCAAG GCAAACCATTTCTTGGAGCATCTGTTggttatttcacatttttatttcttcttgcTGGGCGAGCGCTGACA GTCCTCCTCTCGCCGCCCATTGTAGTTTATTCTCCTCGAGTACTGCCTGTATATATTTATGATGCTCACGCAGATTGTGGCAAGAATGTCAG TGTTGCATTTCTTGTGCTATACGGGATTGCTTTAGCTACTGAGGGCTGGGGCGTCGTCGCAAGTTTGAAAATTTATCCACCATTTGCTGGTGCTTCTGTATCAGCAATTACTCTTGTTGTAGCCTTTGGCTTTGCTGTTTCTCGTCCATGCCTGACTCTTGAG ATGATGGAAGATGCTGTACATTTTCTCAGTAAGGATACCATTGTTCAAGCAATTTCTCGATCTGCAACTAAG ACAAGGAATGAATTATCTGGAACTTATTCAGCTCCACAGAGATCTGCTAGTTCAACAGCTCTTTTGATTGGAGACCCTACTGCTACAAGGGACAAGGCGGGGAACCCAGTGCTTCCTAGAGATGATGTAATGAAACTGAGAGATCGCTTGAGGAATGAGGAACTAGTTGTAGGATCATTCTTTTACAGAATGAGATGTAGGACATTTTGCCATGAATCAGCCAGTGATTTTGATAACAGAAGGGAAATGTGTGCTCATGCACGGATTTTAGCTCTTGAAGAAGCAATAGACACTGAATGGGTTTACATGTGGGATAGATTTGGTGGTTATTTACTGCTACTGCTTGGTTTGACTGCCAAAGCAGAAAGAGTGCAG GATGAGGTACGCTTGAGGCTTTTTCTTGATAGCATAGGTTTTTCAGACCTAAGTGCCAAGAAAATTAAGAAATGGATGCCAGAGGACCGCAGGCAGTTTGAAATAATTCAAGAGAG CTATTTGAGAGAGAAAGAGATGGAAGAGGAAATTTTGATGCAGAGACGTGAAGAAGAGGGTAGGGGTAAAGAAAGAAGGAAGGCTCTTTTGGAGAAGGAAGAACGTAAATGGAAGGAAATTGAAGCTTCTCTGATTTCTTCTATTCCTAATGCGGGCAGCAGAGAGGCAGCAGCTATGGCTGCTGCAGTACGTGCTGTGGGAGGTGATTCTGTTCTGAGTGATTCATTTGCAAGAGAAAGGGTTTCAAGCATTGCCCGTCGGATACGAGCTGCTCAATTAGCACGCCGAGCGCTTCAG ACGGGAATTGCTGGTGCCGTGTGTATCCTTGATGACGAACCAACAACAAGTGGTAGAAACTGTGGCGAGATAGATCCCAACATATGTCAAACTCGAAAAGTCAGCTTTTCAATTTCAGTGATGATCCAACCCGAGTCTGGTCCAGTGTGCCTTTTAGGGACTGAATTTCAGAAGAAGGTTTGCTGGGAAATTCTGGTGGCTGGCGCTGAGCAAGGTATGGAGGCGGGACAAGTCGGGCTCCGATTGATCACGAAAGGTGATAGGCAGACCACTGTTGCAAAGGAGTGGAGTATCAGCGCAACTAGTATTGCAGATGGAAG GTGGCATATTGTGACAATGACAATTGATGCTGATTTGGGTGAGGCAACCTGTTATTTGGATGGTGGATTTGATAACTTCCAAACTGGGTTGCCCTTGTCTGTTGGCAACAGCATCTGGGAACAGGGGACAGAAGTTTGGGTTGGCTTTAGACCACCTACAGACATTGACGCATTTGGAAGGTCAGATAGTGAAGGAGCAGAGTCCAAAATGCACATAATGGATGTTTTTTTATGGGGAAGGTCTATTACTGAAGACGAGATTGGCTCTCTGTACACATCTATAGGATCAACTGATCTTGGTATGGTTGATTTTCCAGAAGATAATTGGCAATGGGCAGACTCACCAGCCAGA GTTGATGACTGGGATAGTGATCCTGCAGACGTGGATCTATATGATAGGGATGATGTAGATTGGGATGGTCAATATTCAAGTGGGAGAAAGAGGAGGTCAGATCGTGAAGTTGTGGTAGATTTAGATTCTTTTACCAGGAGATTCAGGAAACCGAGGGTGGAAACACAGGAAGAAATTAATCAGCGAATGCTTTCAGTTGAATTGGCTGTCAAAGAAGCCCTGTCTGCTAGAGGAGAAACACGCTTTACTGACCAGGAGTTCCCTCCAAATGATCAATCATTATATGTAGATCCAGAAAAACCCCCTTCAAAATTGCAG GTTGTTTCTGAGTGGATGAGGCCTGGTGAAATAGTAAAGGAAAACCGTCCAGACTCCTTCCCATGCTTATTTTCCAGACCTGCAAATCCCTCTGATGTTTGTCAG GGTCGTTTGGGGGATTGTTGGTTTTTAAGTGCCGTTGCTGTTCTGACGGAGGTGTCACGAATAACGGAAGTAATTATAACTCCAGAATACAACGAGGAAGGAATATACACTGTTCGCTTTTGCATTCAG GGTGAGTGGGTTCCAGTTGTTATTGATGATTGGATTCCGTGCGAATCACCTGGTAAACCTGCATTTGCCACCAGCAGGAAAGGCAATGAAGTATGGGTGTCTATTTTGGAGAAAGCATATGCTAAATTGCATGGCTCTTATGAGGCATTGGAAGGTGGTCTCGTCCAAGATGCTCTTGTGGATCTTACAGGAGGTGCTGGCGAGGAGATTGACATGAGAAGTGCCCAGGCCCAGATTGATCTTGCTAGCGGTAGACTATGGTCCCAGTTGTTACGCTTTAAACAAGAGGGCTTTCTTCTTGGTGCTGGAAGTCCATCTGGTTCTGATGTCCACATTTCTTCTAGTGGCATTGTGCAAGGCCATGCGTACTCTTTACTGCAA GTTAGAGAGGTGGATGGACATAAACTTGTTCAAATTCGCAATCCATGGGCTAATGAAGTTGAATGGAATGGTCCTTGGTCTGACTCATCAACTGAGTGGACTGATAGAATGAAGTACAAGTTGAAGCATGTTCCGCAG TCAGAAGATGGTATCTTCTGGATGTCCTGGCAAGACTTTCAAATCCACTTCCGATCAATATATGTATGCCGCGTTTACCCCCCTGAGATGCGGTATTCTCTCCATGGCCAGTGGCGAGGCTACAGTGCTGGGGGATGCCAAGATTATGCTTCTTGGAATCAAAATCCACAATTTCGATTGAGAGCCACAGGTCCAGATGCGTCGTTAccaattcatttatttatcaCCTTAACTCAG GGGGTGAGTTTCTCGAGAACAGCAGCTGGTTTCAGAAATTATCAATCTAGTCATGATTCAATGATGTTCTACATTGGAATGAGGATACTTAAGACTCGTGGTCGCCGTGCTTCCTACAATATTTACCTCCATGAATCAGTCGGCGGGACAGATTACGTCAATTCTCGAGAGATTTCATGTGAAATGGTTTTGGATCCTGATCCTAAAGGCTACACAATTGTGCCCACAACCATACACCCCGGAGAAGAAGCTCCGTTTGTTCTCTCGGTTTTCACCAAAGCATCAATTACACTTGAAGCTTTATAG